One genomic segment of Meiothermus sp. QL-1 includes these proteins:
- a CDS encoding NAD(P)-dependent oxidoreductase, with product MQPTRSEEALREQYPPLTDHEALVEAHRCLYCYDAPCTQACPTHIDIPKFIKKIATGNLLGSARTILEANLMGATCARVCPVEELCEGACVLGAEHRPIMIGRLQRYATDYVYERGIDVFKPGPPTGKRVAVIGAGPAGLTCAGELAKLGHRVTVYEKRELPNGLSTYGIIGLREPVEVALAEAEMVRRLGVEIKTQMELGRNLAWDEVRNSHDAVFLAVGLGAVPKLGIPGEERMVDGLGYIEASKLNPRALQVGREVVVVGAGNTAIDCATIAKRFGAERVTIVYRRTEREMTAYPHEYEFAKKEGIEFRFLTQPVEVLLEAERVVGLRCVRMQLGAPDASGRPAPEPVADSAFVIPCDQVVKAIGQEKPAIAQMLGLATEGGFIKVNQDYETSLPGVYAGGDCIRARGSASTVMAVQDGKLAAFAIHRRLVQQIGMAAD from the coding sequence GTGCAACCCACCAGGTCCGAAGAAGCTTTGCGCGAGCAGTATCCGCCCCTCACCGACCATGAAGCCCTTGTAGAGGCCCACCGCTGCCTTTACTGCTACGACGCACCGTGCACCCAGGCCTGCCCTACCCACATCGACATCCCTAAGTTCATCAAGAAGATTGCAACCGGCAACCTTCTGGGTTCGGCCCGCACCATCCTCGAGGCCAACCTGATGGGGGCCACCTGCGCCAGGGTCTGCCCGGTGGAGGAGCTCTGCGAGGGGGCCTGTGTGCTGGGGGCGGAGCATCGTCCCATCATGATTGGCCGCCTCCAGCGCTACGCCACGGACTACGTCTACGAGCGGGGTATCGATGTCTTCAAGCCGGGCCCTCCGACAGGTAAAAGGGTGGCGGTTATCGGGGCTGGGCCCGCCGGTCTTACCTGTGCTGGGGAGCTGGCCAAGCTGGGCCACCGGGTTACCGTTTACGAAAAACGCGAGCTGCCCAACGGCCTTTCCACCTACGGCATCATCGGGCTGCGCGAGCCGGTGGAGGTGGCGCTGGCCGAGGCCGAGATGGTGCGGCGGCTGGGGGTGGAGATCAAGACCCAGATGGAGCTGGGGCGGAATCTCGCCTGGGATGAGGTGCGAAACAGCCACGACGCGGTTTTCCTGGCCGTGGGGCTGGGTGCGGTGCCGAAGCTGGGCATTCCCGGCGAAGAGCGGATGGTGGATGGCCTTGGCTACATTGAGGCCTCCAAGCTGAATCCCCGGGCCCTTCAGGTGGGCCGGGAGGTGGTGGTGGTGGGCGCGGGGAACACCGCTATAGACTGTGCTACCATTGCCAAGCGTTTTGGGGCGGAACGGGTGACCATCGTTTACCGCCGCACCGAGCGGGAGATGACCGCTTACCCCCACGAGTACGAGTTTGCCAAGAAAGAAGGCATCGAGTTTCGCTTTCTAACCCAGCCGGTGGAGGTGCTGCTCGAGGCGGAGCGGGTGGTGGGGCTTCGGTGCGTGCGGATGCAGCTTGGCGCGCCAGACGCCTCCGGCCGGCCCGCACCGGAGCCGGTGGCAGACTCGGCGTTCGTCATCCCCTGCGATCAGGTGGTGAAGGCTATTGGCCAGGAGAAACCCGCCATAGCCCAGATGCTGGGCTTGGCGACCGAGGGAGGGTTCATCAAGGTGAACCAGGACTACGAGACCAGCCTGCCCGGGGTGTACGCCGGGGGCGACTGCATCCGTGCTAGAGGGTCGGCCTCTACGGTGATGGCTGTGCAGGATGGCAAGCTGGCGGCCTTTGCCATCCACCGCAGGCTGGTGCAGCAGATAGGCATGGCTGCGGACTAG